One Coregonus clupeaformis isolate EN_2021a chromosome 21, ASM2061545v1, whole genome shotgun sequence DNA window includes the following coding sequences:
- the LOC121535605 gene encoding zinc finger protein 22-like: protein MMKDEELDETTALAGPDQFVMDETDGQLWNSVDPGRDTDPDGHPDFSFHATKEYSQNISIFPSHSGLPSVPNMTDDVEPSRHSSLWKPHANMFSAASHMTRHVSTLADETRQQMPEGQSRERLNSNNDTNSFALQPRQHQYRASESRVRLSECKTASNTATTSTSGNSLSRSSFNMVKRMRTQWRSGGTTERRFSCTFCGKSFQRFCQLKVHLRSHTGEKPYTCEQCGRSFTKQCNLIRHAVVHSGEKPYKCTQCGKCFPQRSGMKSHQKTHIGESPVSQDVVPAYPGDPHTSLMLPQTRWNK, encoded by the coding sequence ATGATGAAGGATGAGGAGCTGGATGAGACCACGGCCCTGGCAGGACCTGACCAGTTTGTCATGGATGAGACTGATGGGCAGCTGTGGAACTCTGTGGATCCAGGCAGAGACACTGACCCTGATGGCCACCCAGATTTCTCCTTTCATGCCACAAAAGAGTACTCTCAGAATATCTCAATTTTCCCATCTCATAGTGGGCTGCCATCTGTTCCTAATATGACAGATGATGTAGAGCCATCGCGTCACTCTTCTTTATGGAAACCACATGCTAACATGTTCAGTGCAGCATCACACATGACAAGACATGTCAGTACATTGGCTGATGAGACTAGACAACAGATGCCAGagggacagagcagagagaggctgAACTCAAATAATGACACAAATAGTTTTGCTTTACAGCCAAGGCAGCATCAATACAGGGCTTCAGAATCAAGAGTGAGATTGAGTGAGTGCAAGACGGCGTCAAACACggccaccacctccacctctggAAACAGCCTGAGTCGCAGTAGTTTTAACATGGTGAAGAGAATGAGGACTCAGTGGAGGTCGGGCGGCACCACCGAGAGGCGTTTCAGCTGCACCTTCTGTGGGAAGAGCTTCCAGCGTTTCTGCCAGCTCAAAGTACACCTCCGGAGTCACACCGGAGAGAAGCCATACACCTGTGAACAGTGTGGCAGGAGTTTCACCAAGCAGTGCAACCTGATCAGACATGCTGTGGTCCACAGCGGGGAGAAGCCCTACAAATGCACACAGTGTGGGAAATGCTTCCCCCAGCGTTCCGGTATGAAGTCACATCAGAAAACTCACATAGGAGAGAGTCCAGTGTCTCAAGACGTGGTACCCGCATACCCTGGGGATCCACACACAAGTTTAATGTTGCCTCAGACCAGATGGAACAAATAG
- the LOC121535597 gene encoding zinc finger protein 263 has protein sequence MASCNFQAQLVSVMEVLAKAAVAEINQRVDDSCAVIRLEMTQSQRDIDLLKRKCQMMESELKKTRGRVRRKVFYPMASERSSYPVKIVLNKQRSSSQWRDEELAVGEGSQPEPTDVEQREETEPILIKDEETAEDVWKADPQEELRVTGEESGSKPGKPLSFEQRHCDEDFITQPNISPEDSVEHYPNSDCSEEPGTPRLTSTEVFSTEQHRPAEDKDSLDLVMVKDEKEEELDQTTALAGPDQFVMDETDGQLWTSVDPGRDTDPDGHPDFSFHSTEEYSQNISIFPSCSRLPSVPTMTDDVGPSLHSSIVKPHANMFSAAAHMKRHIRTMADMTRQQMPEGQSSERLNSNNEGNSLALQPRQHQHTASESTVRLSECMTGSNMATTSTFSGYSLSHSSFNMVKRMRTQWRSGGTTERRFSCTFCGKSFQRFCQLKVHLRSHTGEKPYTCEQCGRSFTQQCNLIRHAVVHSGEKPFKCTQCGKCFTQRSSMKSHQKTHIGESPVSQYVVPAYPGDPHTSLKRN, from the exons ATGGCCAGCTGCAATTTTCAGGCGCAGTTGGTATCCGTTATGGAGGTATTAGCTAAAGCAGCGGTAGCAGAAATAAACCAACGTGTAGATGATAGTTGTGCAGTTATACGTTTGGAAATGACCCAAAGCCAGCGAGATATTGATTTACTGAAAAGGAAGTGTCAAATGATGGAGAGCGAGTTGAAGAAGACGCGAGGACGAGTCAGGAGAAAAG TTTTTTACCCCATGGCATCAGAGAGATCTTCATATCCAGTCAAGATAGTTTTGAACAAGCAGAGGAGTAGCTCACAGTGGAGAGACGAAGAGCTGGCTGTTGGAGAGGGCTCTCAACCCGAG CCTACAGAtgtggagcagagagaggagactgaacccatACTGATCAAAGATGAGGAGACAGCAGAGGACGTGTGGAAGGCTGACCCTCAGGAAGAGCTCAGGGTCACTGGAGAGG AGTCTGGTTCCAAGCCTGGGAAACCACTATCTTTTGAACAACGGCACTGTGATGAGGACTTTATCACACAACCCAACATATCTCCCGAAGACTCAGTGGAACATTACCCCAATTCTGATTGTTCAGAGGAACCAGGCACACCCCGGCTCACATCTACAGAGGTGTTCAGCACAGAGCAACACCGGCCAGCCGAGGACAAAGACTCACTAGACCTAGTGATGGTGAAggatgagaaagaggaggagctAGATCAGACCACAGCCCTGGCAGGACCTGACCAGTTTGTTATGGATGAGACTGATGGGCAGCTGTGGACCTCTGTGGATCCAGGCAGAGACACTGACCCTGATGGCCACCCAGATTTCTCCTTTCATTCCACAGAAGAGTACTCTCAGAATATCTCGATTTTCCCATCTTGTAGTAGGCTGCCATCTGTTCCTACTATGACAGATGATGTAGGGCCATCGCTTCACTCTTCTATAGTGAAACCACATGCTAATATGTTCAGTGCAGCAGCACACATGAAAAGACATATCAGGACAATGGCTGATATGACTAGACAACAGATGCCAGAGGGACAGAGCAGCGAGAGGCTGAACTCAAATAATGAAGGAAATAGTTTAGCCCTACAGCCAAGGCAGCATCAACACACTGCTTCAGAATCAACAGTGAGATTGAGTGAATGCATGACAGGGTCAAACATGGCCACCACCTCCACCTTCTCTGGATACAGCCTGAGTCACAGTAGTTTTAACATGGTGAAGAGAATGAGGACTCAGTGGAGGTCGGGTGGCACCACCGAGAGGCGTTTCAGCTGCACCTTCTGTGGGAAGAGCTTCCAGCGTTTCTGCCAGCTCAAAGTACACCTCCGGAGTCACACCGGCGAGAAACCGTACACCTGCGAACAGTGTGGCAGGAGTTTCACCCAGCAGTGCAACCTGATCAGACATGCTGTGGTCCACAGCGGGGAGAAGCCCTTCAAGTGCACACAGTGTGGGAAATGCTTCACCCAGCGCTCTAGCATGAAGTCACATCAGAAAACTCACATAGGAGAGAGTCCAGTGTCTCAATACGTGGTACCCGCATACCCTGGGGATCCACACACAAGTTTAAAGCGCAACTGA
- the LOC123480970 gene encoding zinc finger and SCAN domain-containing protein 2-like isoform X1 — translation MASCNFQAQLVSVMEVLAKAAVAEINKRVDDSCAVIRLEMTQSQRDIDVLKRKWQMMESELKKKRGRKVFYPMASERSSYPVKIVLNKQRSSSQWRDREMAVEEDSQPQPTDVEQREDTEPILIKDEETAEDVWKTDPQEELRVTGEESGSKPGKPPSFEQRHCDEDFITQPNISPKDSVEHYPNSDRPEEPGTLRLVSTEVFSTEQHRPAEDKDSLDLVMVKDEKEEELDQTTALAGPDQFVMDETDGQLWTSVDPGRDADPDGHPDFSFHSTEEYSQNISIFPSHSGLPSIPTMTDDVGPSLHSSIWKPHANLFSAGSHMTRHVRTLTDETRQQMPEGESSERLNSNNEGNSSALQPRQHQYGASESTVRMSECMTGSNMATTSTFSGYSLSRSSFNMVKRMRTQWRSGGTTERRFSCTFCGKSFQRFCQLKVHLRSHTGEKPYSCEECGRSFTKQCNLIRHAVVHSGEKPYQCTQCGKCFTQRSNMTSHQRTHIGESPVSQYVVPAYPGDPHTSLM, via the exons ATGGCGAGCTGCAATTTTCAGGCGCAGTTGGTATCCGTTATGGAGGTATTAGCTAAAGCAGCTGTAGCAGAAATAAACAAACGTGTAGATGATAGCTGTGCAGTTATACGTTTGGAAATGACCCAAAGCCAGCGAGATATTGATGTACTGAAAAGGAAATGGCAAATGATGGAAAGCGAGCTGAAGAAGAAACGAGGACGAAAAG TTTTTTACCCCATGGCATCAGAGAGATCTTCATATCCAGTCAAGATTGTTTTGAACAAGCAGAGGAGTAGCTCacagtggagagacagagagatggctgTTGAAGAGGACTCTCAACCCCAG CCTACAGATGTGGAGCAGAGAGAGGATACTGAACCCATACTGATCAAAGATGAGGAAACAGCAGAGGACGTGTGGAAGACTGACCCTCAGGAAGAGCTCAGGGTCACTGGAGAGG AGTCTGGTTCCAAGCCTGGGAAACCACCATCCTTTGAACAACGGCACTGTGATGAAGACTTCATCACACAACCCAACATATCTCCCAAAGACTCCGTGGAACATTACCCAAATTCTGATCGTCCAGAGGAACCAGGCACACTCCGGCTCGTTTCTACAGAGGTGTTCAGCACAGAGCAGCACCGGCCAGCCGAGGACAAGGACTCACTAGACCTAGTGATGGTGAAggatgagaaagaggaggagctGGATCAGACCACGGCCCTGGCAGGACCTGACCAGTTTGTTATGGATGAGACTGATGGGCAGCTGTGGACCTCTGTGGATCCAGGCAGAGACGCTGACCCTGATGGCCACCCAGATTTCTCCTTTCATTCCACAGAAGAGTACTCTCAGAATATCTCAATTTTCCCATCTCATAGTGGGCTGCCATCCATTCCTACTATGACAGATGATGTGGGGCCATCGCTTCACTCTtctatatggaaaccacatgctaACCTGTTCAGTGCAGGATCACACATGACAAGACATGTCAGGACATTGACTGATGAGACTAGACAACAGATgccagagggagagagcagcgagAGGCTGAACTCAAATAATGAAGGAAATAGTTCAGCTCTACAGCCAAGGCAGCATCAATACGGGGCTTCAGAATCAACAGTGAGAATGAGTGAATGCATGACAGGGTCAAACATGGCCACCACCTCCACCTTCTCTGGATACAGCCTGAGTCGCAGTAGTTTTAACATGGTGAAGAGAATGAGGACTCAGTGGAGGTCGGGCGGCACCACCGAGAGGCGTTTCAGCTGCACCTTCTGTGGGAAGAGCTTCCAGCGTTTCTGCCAGCTCAAAGTACACCTCCGGAGTCACACCGGCGAGAAACCGTACAGTTGTGAAGAGTGTGGCAGGAGTTTCACCAAGCAGTGCAACCTGATCAGACATGCTGTGGTCCACAGCGGGGAGAAACCCTATCAGTGCACACAGTGTGGGAAATGCTTCACCCAGCGCTCCAACATGACGTCACATCAGAGAACTCACATAGGAGAGAGTCCAGTGTCTCAATATGTGGTACCCGCATACCCTGGGGATCCACACACAAGTTTAATGTAG
- the LOC123480970 gene encoding zinc finger and SCAN domain-containing protein 2-like isoform X2: protein MASCNFQAQLVSVMEVLAKAAVAEINKRVDDSCAVIRLEMTQSQRDIDVLKRKWQMMESELKKKRGRKESGSKPGKPPSFEQRHCDEDFITQPNISPKDSVEHYPNSDRPEEPGTLRLVSTEVFSTEQHRPAEDKDSLDLVMVKDEKEEELDQTTALAGPDQFVMDETDGQLWTSVDPGRDADPDGHPDFSFHSTEEYSQNISIFPSHSGLPSIPTMTDDVGPSLHSSIWKPHANLFSAGSHMTRHVRTLTDETRQQMPEGESSERLNSNNEGNSSALQPRQHQYGASESTVRMSECMTGSNMATTSTFSGYSLSRSSFNMVKRMRTQWRSGGTTERRFSCTFCGKSFQRFCQLKVHLRSHTGEKPYSCEECGRSFTKQCNLIRHAVVHSGEKPYQCTQCGKCFTQRSNMTSHQRTHIGESPVSQYVVPAYPGDPHTSLM, encoded by the exons ATGGCGAGCTGCAATTTTCAGGCGCAGTTGGTATCCGTTATGGAGGTATTAGCTAAAGCAGCTGTAGCAGAAATAAACAAACGTGTAGATGATAGCTGTGCAGTTATACGTTTGGAAATGACCCAAAGCCAGCGAGATATTGATGTACTGAAAAGGAAATGGCAAATGATGGAAAGCGAGCTGAAGAAGAAACGAGGACGAAAAG AGTCTGGTTCCAAGCCTGGGAAACCACCATCCTTTGAACAACGGCACTGTGATGAAGACTTCATCACACAACCCAACATATCTCCCAAAGACTCCGTGGAACATTACCCAAATTCTGATCGTCCAGAGGAACCAGGCACACTCCGGCTCGTTTCTACAGAGGTGTTCAGCACAGAGCAGCACCGGCCAGCCGAGGACAAGGACTCACTAGACCTAGTGATGGTGAAggatgagaaagaggaggagctGGATCAGACCACGGCCCTGGCAGGACCTGACCAGTTTGTTATGGATGAGACTGATGGGCAGCTGTGGACCTCTGTGGATCCAGGCAGAGACGCTGACCCTGATGGCCACCCAGATTTCTCCTTTCATTCCACAGAAGAGTACTCTCAGAATATCTCAATTTTCCCATCTCATAGTGGGCTGCCATCCATTCCTACTATGACAGATGATGTGGGGCCATCGCTTCACTCTtctatatggaaaccacatgctaACCTGTTCAGTGCAGGATCACACATGACAAGACATGTCAGGACATTGACTGATGAGACTAGACAACAGATgccagagggagagagcagcgagAGGCTGAACTCAAATAATGAAGGAAATAGTTCAGCTCTACAGCCAAGGCAGCATCAATACGGGGCTTCAGAATCAACAGTGAGAATGAGTGAATGCATGACAGGGTCAAACATGGCCACCACCTCCACCTTCTCTGGATACAGCCTGAGTCGCAGTAGTTTTAACATGGTGAAGAGAATGAGGACTCAGTGGAGGTCGGGCGGCACCACCGAGAGGCGTTTCAGCTGCACCTTCTGTGGGAAGAGCTTCCAGCGTTTCTGCCAGCTCAAAGTACACCTCCGGAGTCACACCGGCGAGAAACCGTACAGTTGTGAAGAGTGTGGCAGGAGTTTCACCAAGCAGTGCAACCTGATCAGACATGCTGTGGTCCACAGCGGGGAGAAACCCTATCAGTGCACACAGTGTGGGAAATGCTTCACCCAGCGCTCCAACATGACGTCACATCAGAGAACTCACATAGGAGAGAGTCCAGTGTCTCAATATGTGGTACCCGCATACCCTGGGGATCCACACACAAGTTTAATGTAG